The DNA sequence GACGATCCCGGCGATTCGTCGCAGCCGGGTCAGAGCTCCTGGCACGGAACCCATGTCGCCGGCGCCGCCGCGGCTGCCACCGACAACGCGATCGGAATCGCCGGTGTGTCCTGGGGTGCCCGCATCATGCCGGTACGCACGGTGGGCAAGGGCGGCGGCCTGCTGTACGACACGCTGCAGGGGATTCGCTTTGCGGCCGGGCTGCCGAACGACTCGGGCACCGTGCCCGCGCGCTCGGCCGATGTGATCAATATCAGCCTGGGGGGCGGGGCGTTTGCCCAGGCGCAGGCCGATCTCTACCAGCAGATCCGTGATCTGGGAATCTTCGTTGTCGCAGCTGCCGGGAACAGTGCCGGGTCGGTAGGCTTTCCAGCCGCCTACGACGCGGTGTTCGCGGTAGGGGCGACCGACGCACTGAATCAGCGCGCGCCGTACAGCAGTTTCGGGGATGGGCTGGACTTGGTGGCGCCGGGGGGCGACATGCGGGTCGATCGAACTGGTGACGGCTACGGTGACGGCATCCTCAGCACGGTCGCCGATGATACGACCGGAAGCCGCCGCAGCGCGTATGCGTTCTACCAGGGCACGTCGATGGCCACCGCAGTCGCCTCCGGAGTCGTCGCGCTCGCGCGCTCGACCGAACCGGGCCTTACGCCCGACGCGTTCGACTTCCTGCTGCGCTCCGGAGCGCTCACCGACGACCTCGGTCAAGCCGGTTGGGATCCGGAAACCGGATGGGGGTTGATCAATGCGCGCCGCGTTCTGGGCGCGGTGCGCGAGTGGGCCGGAGGCGAGCCGTTGCCGCCGTTGTTGTCGGTCACGCCGGAGCGCCTGGAGTTCGGGTTCACCGAGTCCGCGCTGGCTTTCTCGCTGCGCAATTCCGGAGGGGGTACGCTGCGGATCGGTGAGGTGACCGCCGACGCTCCCTGGCTTTCCGTAACGCCCGAGGCGATCGATCGCGATGGCCTGGGCGGGTATCGGGCGCAGGTCTCACGCGAAGGCTTGCAACCGGGCGACCACCGAACCTCGATCCGGGTGGCGCTCGAGGGTGGGGGCGAGCGTTCGATCCCGGTGAGCGTGCGGGTGGCGGCTCCGGAACTGGCGGAGGACAGCGTGGGCAGGGTCTATGTACTTCTGGTAGATGCCTCCGGGAACACCGTCGCCGAGGTGGGCGTGAACCCGGACGCGGGCTTATACCATTTCCGGTTCGAGAACGTGCCTCCGGGCGACTACCGGGTCGTCGCGGGTACCGACATGGACGACGATCGCCAGATCTGCGACCCGGGGGAGGCCTGTGGGGCCTATCCCACGCTGACGTTGTTCGAACTTCTGCGTGTCGACCGCGACCTGGCTGGGCTCGATTTCTCCGTCGGCTTCCGCGCTGGGCGACCGGGGCTCAGTGGCCTTGGGGCCGATGGCGCGGAGGCGGAGCCTGGCGTTCCCAGGATTAGCGGGGGGCGATCGGAGCCGGGCGTCGCGCGGCCCTGATGCAGCCGAGGCCCGGCAGCGGGCGGAATCGCCCGGGAAAGCTTGTGCGGGTTCCCGAGTCGCCGGTTACCGTTCATAATTCCAGGGTAATGGGCTTGCCGTGTCCGTTCCGGCTATAATCCCGGTAGGAGTGACTTGGGGCTGCATGCGCGCCCCGTGATGCTGAGGCTCGAGTAGCCTGCCGGTCCCCTGTAAACCGAGCTCCGCCCCCCAGCCAAGCGCCAAGCGCCGACCGCGAGATCGTGCGGAATCCGCCTGCCCGCGGATTCCCCCGTCGCGCTCATGATGAAACCCAAGGAGACAACACCGTAATGAATGAACCTCAAGCCGTCTCGCCGCGCCGCCGCCTGCAGGAACTGCTGGCGATCCCGGACAGCAAGCGGACCGAGGCCGAATGGGACGAACTGAACGAACTCGAGATCTCGCTGGCGGCCGTGAACCAGCTCTCCGGCGGTGGCGATCGGCATCCGCGGACCAATGGCGGTTCCCCGGGCGGGGAGGGTCGGTCCGGACGGAACTCCAAGGGCCGCAAACCGCAGATGCGTTCCCAGAAGCGCCCGCCTCGGGCTGTAGAGTCCTGAGCCCTTCGCCCCGGCAGGGCGTCCGGTAGATTTCGTACCCGCCCGCTTCATCAAGTCTGCCGGCACTGCCTGCAGATCCAGCGTCTGCGGCACGACGGGAGCAACGCGCTTTTTTCCGCTGCCGGGATTTGCCGCGACGGCCGAATCCCGAAGGGACCTGCTTCCTGGTCAACCGGCCGTGAACCGAATGACACCCTTGGAGCCACGGTCTCCGCTGGCGCCTGGTCCCCTGTCGCCGTGAACCGGCCCTGCCGGCTGCGGTGGTGTCGGCCTGCCTGACCATCCCGACTGCCGCCCCGGTCTGGTATCGTCCCCGGTGTTTTCCCATGGAGACTGCAAATGGCGGATGCGGGGTCTCTGGTGCCCGGCTTCATGGTGGTGCACGGCAACCGCATGCACGACCTGCGCGCGCTGGCCGTCGAATGGCTGCGTCGCTACCCGCTGTCGCCGCTGGAAAACGAGGTCATACTCGTCCAGAGCAACGGCATCGCCCAGTGGCTGAAGCTGGCCCTGGCCCGCGACCCCGGGCAGGATGACGGCGGCTGCGGCATCGCGGCCGCGCTGGACGTGCAGCTGCCGGCACGTTTCCTGTGGTCCGCCTACCGGGCGGTGCTCGGCGCCGACGCATTGCCCGACGAGTCACCGCTTGCGAAGTCGCCGCTCGCCTGGCGCCTGATGCGCCTGCTTCCGGAATGCCTCGAGGCGCCCCAGTTCGCTTCGCTCGCGCGTTTCCTTGGTGACGACCCCGACCTGCGCAAGCGCTGGCAGCTCGCGGGGCGCCTCGCCGATCTGTTCGACCAGTACCAGGTCTACCGTGCCGACTGGCTCGACGACTGGGCCGAGCGGCGGGATGTGTTGCGCGATGCGCACGGGGCGCCGCGCCCGCTGCCGGACGGGCAGTGCTGGCAGGCGGCGCTGTGGCGCGCAGTGCTCGACGACCTCGAGCCCGGGCAGCGGGAGCAGAGTCGGGCCGCGGTGCATCGGCGCTTCATGGCGCGAATCCCCGGGCTCGACCAGCGGCCGCCCGGGCTGCCACGGCGGGTCATCGTGTTCGGCATCTCGTCGTTGCCTGCCCAGGCGCTCGAGGCGCTCGAGGCGCTCGGGCGTCTGTGTCAGGTGTTGCTCTGCGTCCACAATCCCTGCGAGCACTACTGGGCCGACATCGTCGCGGACCGGGATCTATTGCGCGCGCAGCGCCAGCGCCAGGCCCGCAAGCCGGGCATGCCGGAGGATCTCGGCGACGCCGACCTGCATCAGCACGCGCACCCGCTGCTGGCAGCCTGGGGCAAGCAGGGGCGCGACTACATCCGCCTGCTCGATCTGCACGACGATCCGCAGCGCTACGGTCATCTGCTCGAGGCGCTGCGCTGGCAGCGGATCGACCTGTTCGAATCCCATGGCGGCACGACGCTCCTGAACCAGCTGCAGGACGACATCCGCGAACTTCGGCCGCTGCACGAGACGCGCGCGCACTGGCCGGCGGTGAACCCGGCCCTGGATCAGTCGCTGCGCTTTCATGTCGCGCACAGCCCCCAGCGCGAGGTGGAAGTCCTCCACGATCAACTGCTCGACCGCTTCCAGCGCGACCCGACACTGCGGCCGCGCGACGTGATCGTGATGGTTCCGGATGTCGAGGCTTACGCGCCGCAGGTGCAGGCGGTGTTCGGGCAGGTCGAACCCGACGATCCGCGCTATCTTCCATTCGCGCTGTCGGATCGCAGCCGGCGCGGCCGCGAGCCCCTGCTGGTGGCCCTCGAGCAGCTGCTCGCCCTGCCCGAATCGCGCCTCGCGGTCAGCGATCTGCTGGATCTGCTCGAGGTGCCGGCGTTGCGCCGGCGTTTCGGGATCCGCGACGACGGGCTGCAGCGGCTGCACGCCTGGATCGAGGGTGCCGGCATCCGCTGGGGGCTCGATGCCGCGCAGCGCGCGAGCCTCGGTCTGCCCGACGGCCTGGAGCAGAACACCTGGCAATTCGGACTGCGCCGCATGCTGCTCGGCTACGCGGTCGGCGGGCCGGGCTCGGATCCGGGCGCCTGGAACGGCATCGAGCCCTACGACGAGGTCGGAGGGCTCGATGCCGCGCTGGTCGGCCAGCTCGACGCGCTGCTTGCGGCACTCGGCCGCTGGTGGTCGCGGCTGGGTCGGGATGCGTCGCCCTCGCAATGGGCCGAACGCCTGCGCGAGCTGCTGCGCGATTTCTTCGAACCCGAGGAGGAGCGCGAGCAATGGTTGCTGACCCGGCTCGACGACGCGCTCGAGGACTGGGAGGCGGCCTGCCAACTCGCCCGCACCGACGAGCCCTTGCCGCTGACCGTGGTGCGCGAGAGCTGGCTCGCGACCATCGACGAACCCGGGCTGTCGCAGCGTTTTCTCGGCGGCGCGGTCAACGTCTGCACGCTGATGCCGATGCGCGCGGTGCCATTCCGGATCGTCTGCCTGCTCGGCATGAACGACGGCGAGTACCCGCGCATTCCGACCCCGGCGGATTTCGACCTGATGGCGCGCCATTACCGGCCGGGCGACCGCTCGCGCCGCGAGGACGACCGCTACCTGTTCCTCGAGGCATTATTGTCGGCGCGGGAACAGCTCTACGTCAGCTGGGTCGGCCGCAGCGTGCGCGATGACTCCGAGCGTCCGCCGTCGGTGCTGGTCACGCAACTGCGCGACCACGTCGCGGCGGGCTGGCGCCTGGCAGCGCCGGAGGATTCTGCCGGGGCGGGGGAGCGCAGGGGGCTGCTGGAGGCGCTGACCGTGGAGCATCCGCTGCAGCCGTTCAGCCCGCGGAACTTTCCCGCCGACGGAACGGGGCCGCTGTTCACCTATGCCCGCGAGTGGGAGCCAATGCACCGGTCGGCGCCGGAAGTTGCATCGGATTCGGGGTCCCGCGGGCCGGAATCGGCCGAAACGGGGGGCGCCGCGGCCTTCCCCCCCCTTCCGGAGCGGGATGTCGACGCGCTGTTGACGCCCGAGGATCTCGGCAGGTTTCTGCGCAACCCGGTGCAGCACTTCTTCAACCGGCGTCTCGGCGTGTTCTTCGACGAACAGGCCGCCGCCCCGGAGGACCACGAGCCGTTTTCGCTGGACGGGCTCGGGAAATGGGAGGTGCGCGACCGGCTTGCGGCCGCGGCGCTCGCGCAGCCGGACGAACCCGCTGCCTGGCCGGTACGGATCGACGCGGCGCTGCAGGGGCTGCGCCGCTCCGGCTGGTTCCCGATCGGCGGAATCGGTACGCGTCTGGCCGATGGGCTGCAGAACGAGGTCGGCGATCTGCTCGAGCGCTACCGGCATTGCGCCGCGCGCTTCCCCGGCCGGATCGAGGGATCGCGGCGGCTGGCCTTCGCCGATGCCGGCGTCGCCGTCGAAGGGGAGCTGGCCGGCTTGCGGGCGGATCCGGAGGGGCGGCCGGCGGTGCTGCGTCATCGCGTCGCCAAATTGCGCGGATCGGCTCCCGCCTGGCGCTACGACGCGCTGGCGTTCGCGTGGGTGCAGCACCTGCTGGCCAATGCGACCGGTTTCGGACTGACGACGCTGGTCGTCGGCACCGATGCCGATCTGGAATGGCGCCCGCTGGAACGCGAGGCAGCCGAAACAGCCCTGCGCGGGTTGCTCGATGGCTGGCGCGAAGGCCAGCGGGCACCGCTGCCGGTCGCGTGCCAGACCGCCTGTGCCTGGCTCGAGGCAGAGGCCATGGACAAGGATCCGGCCGATTCGGCCGGAAAGGTCTACGCGGGCAACTGGAATCAGCCCGGAGAGGTCGGACGCAGCCCGTATCACGCCCGGGTCTACCCCACTGCCGAGAGCCTGATCGGGGCGTTGGCGTTTCGGCACTGGGCCGGGGTGCTGTACGGGCCGTTGCTGCAGGCAACCCGAGCGGACGCGGAGGCCGGCGCATGAACCGTCACGGTTCCGGGCCGTCGCGCGCCGAGCAGCCGCCGGAAGGCCGCGGTTTGCCGCCGGGTCCGCCACACGCAGGGGCTGCGGTTGATGCCGGCGTCCTGGAGTTGCAGAACCCCGCCGGTCTGCCGCTGTGGGGCAGCCGGCTGATCGAGGCCAGCGCGGGTACCGGCAAGACCTACACCATCGCCGGGCTGTACCTGCGGCTGGTGCTCGGACACGGCGGCGAGCAGGCGTTCGCGCGGCCGCTGGCGCCGCCGGAGATCCTGGTGGTGACGTTCACCGATGCCGCGACGCGTGAGCTGCGCTCCCGGATCCAGGAGCGGCTGCTGCAGGCCGCGCGCCATTTCCGGGGCGAGGCGGGATGCCCACCCGACGCTTCACTGCAGCGGTTGCTCGACGACTATCTCGATCCGCAGGCCCGCGCCGCCTCTGCGCGCCGGCTCGAGGTCGCGGCGGAGTGGATGGACCAGGCCGCGGTCTCGACGATCCACGGCTGGTGCCACCGCATGCTGCGCGAACACGCGTTCGACAGCGGCAGCCTGTTCGACCAGCGGCTCGAGGCCGACCTCGCCGAGCTGCGCAGCGAAGTCGTGCGCGACTACTGGCGCTGCATGGTCTATCCGCAGCGCTCGCCACGGCTGGAGCTGCTGTGCGCGATCGTGGGTTCGGACCCGGCCGATCTCGAACGGGCGATTGCGCCGTTGCTGGCGCTGGAACCGCCCCGGCCGGTCGCGATCGACGAACTCGAGGCGGCGCTCGACCGGCGTCTCGAAACACTCGATCGGGTCAAACGCCCGTGGCGCGAGGACTTCGACGCGGTCGCAGCGAGCTTTCGCTCGGCGCTGCCGGAGCTGCACGGCGGCAAGTACCGCAACGCGGAAACGCTGCTCGAGAAGATGCGCGCCTGGGCGCAGGATCCCGCGCTGGCACAGCCGGACATCACCGGGGGCGGCACCGAGCGCTTCAGCCTGCAGGGCATGCGCGAGCGGCTGAAGAAGAACCGCAGCCTGCCCGAGCCGCTGCACCCTGCCTTCGAGCGGCTCGACGGCTACGCCGGACTGCCGGACGAGAGCCCCGAGCGGGTATTGCGCCACGCGGCGGCCTGGGTCCGCGACCGGCTCGAACGCGAGCAACGCCGGCGCGCGGTGCTGGGCTTCGACGACCTGCTGACCGGCCTCGACGCGGCGCTTGCCGGGCCCGGTAGCGAGCGCCTCGCGGAGACGATCCGTGCCCAGTTCCCGGTCGCGATGATCGACGAGTTCCAGGACACCGACCCGACGCAGTACCGGATCTTCGACCGGATCTACCGGCTCGAGGAGAACCGGTCCGAGCAGGGCATCTTCCTGATCGGCGACCCCAAGCAGTCGATCTACGGCTTCCGTGGCGCGGACATCCACAGCTACCTGCAGGCGCGCGCGGCGACGCAGGGCCGGCACTACACGCTCGGCACGAACTACCGCGCCACCGACGCGTTCGTGCAGGCCTGCAACCGGCTGTTCGGCCACGGCGAGGCGCAGCCAGCCGGCGCCTTCCTGTTCCGGGATTCCAGTGGTGCCAATCCCGTGCCGTTCCTGCCGGTGCGGGCGCAGGGGCTGGACGAGGTCTTCGAGGTCGGTGCCACGGCGCTGCCGGCGCTGACGCTGGCGTATCTCGACGACGCCGAGGGGATCGGCAAGACCCGATACCTGGAGGATATGGCCGAGAGCTGCGCCACCGCGATGGTCGATCTGCTGCAGGCGGGCCAGTCGGGGCAAGCGGCGTTCCGTGGGGTCCGGGAAGCGCGTCCGGTGCAGCCCGGCGACCTCGCCGTGCTCGTCCGCGACCGCAACGAGGCCGCACAGATCCGCCGCGAGCTGGGGCGGCGCGGCGTGCGCAGCGTCTATCTGTCGGACCGCGACTCGGTGTACGACGCTCCGGAAGCATCCGACCTGCTGCGCTGGCTGCGCGCCTGCGCCGAGCCTGAGTCCGAGCGCTTGCTGCGCGCCGCGCTCGCTACCGCGACGCTGGGGCTGGAGCTGCCCGCGCTCGACCGCCTGAATCACGACGAGGCGCACTGGGAACAACGGGTCCTGCAGTTCCGCGAGTACCGGCGGATCTGGCGCGAGCAGGGCGTGCTGCCGATGCTGCGCCGCCTGCTGCACGACTTCGGCCTGCCCGCAGCGCTGCTGCGGCGCACCGACGGCGAACGCGCGCTGACCAACCTGCTGCACCTGAGCGAGCTGCTGCAAACGGCCTCCGGCGAGCTCGACGGCGAGCAGGCGCTGATCCGCCATCTCGCCCGGCACCTCGACGGCACGGCCGGCGCAGCCGACGAGCAGGTGCTGCGGCTCGAGAGCGACGAGGGGCTGGTGCAGGTCGTGACCATCCACAAGTCCAAGGGTCTGCAGTATCCGCTGGTGTTCCTGCCATTCATCTGCACTTTCCGGGAGCAGGATGGGAAGAACGTTCCGCTGTTCTACCGCGACGCCGACGGCCGGCCCCGGACCAGCTGGCGGCCGGAAGCGGAGCAGGTGGATGCTGCCGACCGCGAGCGCCTGGCCGAGGACCTGCGCCTGCTCTACGTCGCCGTGACCCGCGCGCGGCATGCCTGCTGGCTGGGGATCGGGCCGCTCGCGGTGGGCGGCGGCGCGAGCAAGCTGCACCGCAGCGCTGTTGGCCACCTGCTCTCCGGGGGCGAAGCGATTCCGCCCGGAACGCTGGAAAACTCGTTGCGGCGTCTCGCCGGGGATTGCCGCGACATCGCGGTGACGCCGGCGCCCGAACCGCAGGAGCTGACCTACCGTGTCGCCGCGGCGGGGGCCGCGACCGGCGGCGCGCGCCGGCCGGAACGACCCGCGCGCGAGCACTGGTGGATCGCGAGTTACAGCGCGCTACGCAGCGGCGAGCCGGTGGCCGAAGCCGCGGCCCCGCTCCCAGAGGCCGCCGACACCGCGCTCGAGGAGCGCTTCGCGGAGGCGGCGGACGAGCCCGCTCTGCCGCAGCCCTCCGGAAGTGGCCGGACCGACGCCGGTCCGCACCGCTTCCCGCGTGGCCCCGAGCCCGGCACCTTCCTGCACGGGCTGCTGGAATGGGCGGCGCGGGAGGGTTTCGGCGCAGTCGCGCAGGATCCGGCGCGGCTGCGCGACGTCGTGGCCCGGCGTTGCCGGCGGCGGAACTGGGAACACTGGGTCGATCCGGTCAGCGACTGGCTCGCGCGCTTGCTCGACGCACCGCTCGCGTTGCCCGAGGCCGACCGGCCGGCGCGCCTGCGCGAGCTCGCGGTCTTTCAGCCCGAGCTCGAGTTCTGGTTCGAGACCCATGCGGTGGATGCCACGCGGATCGACGACCGCGTTCGGACCCACATCCTGCCCAGGGCGGTCCGTCCGGGTGTCGCTCCCCTGCGGCTGAACGGGATGCTGAAGGGGTTCATCGATCTGGTGTTCGAGCACGGCGGGCGGTACTACACCCTGGACTACAAATCGAACTGGCTCGGGCCGGACCCGGCGGACTACGCGCCCGGGCGGCTCGCCGCGCGCGTGCTCGAGCACCGCTACGAGCTGCAATACGTGCTCTACACGCTGGCATTGCACCGGCTGCTGCAGTCGCGGCTTCCGGACTACGACTACGATCGGCACGTCGGCGGCGCGGTGACCTGGTTCCTGCGCGGTGTCGACGCGCCCGGAGCCGGCCTGCACCGTGACCGCCCGCCGCGCGCGCTGATCGTGGAACTGGACCGCATGGTGCGCGCGGAACCTCCGCTGCGGCAGGAGGCACCGCGATGACCCGGCCCGAGCCGGCTGCACTTTCCGGGCCTGAACCCTTGCTGCAGCTGCTCGCGCGCTGGGTGGAGCACGGCTGGCTGCGCGCGCTCGACCGTTCGTTCGCGCAGTTCCTGCACGAACAGGTACCCGAGGCACCGCCGCTGCTGCTGCTCGGCGCGGCGCTGGCCAGCCACCAGTTCGGGCGGGGACACGTCTGCCTGGACCTCGCGGCGGCGCTGGCGGACCCGGACCGTGCGCTGTCGCTGCCGCCCGACGGCGAGCCGGATGCCGCGCCGCCGCCGCGGCCGTCGTCGGTGCTTGCGGGCACGACCCCACAGGCGTGGAACGCCGCGCTCGGCGACGACCGGCTGGTCGGGCAGGGCGCCGGAGCGACGCCGCTGGTGCTCGCGGACCAGCGGCTGTACCTGCGCCGGCTTTGGGAATGCGAGCAGCGGATCGCCGAGGCCGTCGGCGAGCGGCTGGGCGATTCCGCCGCGCTGCGTGCGAACCTCGACGCCGATGCGGTGCGGGCCTGGCTCGACCGGCTGTTCGGCGCGAAGCCGGAAGCAGGCGGCACCGACTGGCAGCGCGCGGCCTGCGCGCTTGCCGCCGGCACCCGCTTCGCGGTGATCACCGGGGGCCCCGGAACCGGCAAGACGACGACGGTCGTGCGCCTGCTCGCACTGCTGCAGGCGTTGCATCTCGGCCACGGCGCGCAGGCGCCGCTGCGGATCCGGTTGGCCGCGCCCACCGGCAAGGCGGCGGCGCGGCTGAACCTGTCGGTCGCCGGTGCGGTGCACGCGCTGGCGATGCCCGCGGACGCGCTGGGAGCCCATATCCGCGCCGCGATCCCGACCGAGGTCAGCACCGTGCACCGGCTGCTCGGCAGCCGACCCGACAGCCGCCGCTTCCGGCACCACCCCGGCCATCCGCTGCCGCTCGACGTGCTGGTCGTCGACGAGGCGTCGATGATCGATCTGGAGCTGATGACTGCGGTGTTCCGCGCGCTGCCGGCGCAGGCCCGGCTGATCCTGCTCGGCGACAAGGACCAGCTTGCGTCGGTCGAGGCCGGTGCCGTGCTCGGCGAGATCTGTGCCCGTGCCGAAGCGGGTCACTACACGCTTGATACCGCGGCCTGGCTCGAGCGCGTCAGCGGCGAGGCGGTGCCGGAGGGGATGCGCGATCCGGGGGGCGAGCGCCTCGATCAGCAGGTGGTGATGCTGCGGCGCAGCTACCGCTTCGGGGAGCAGAGCGCGATTGGACGGCTGGCCCGCGCCGTGAACGGCAGTGACGCCGACGCCGCGCGCCGCATCACCGCATCGGGGCCGCTGCCCGATGTCGCGCGGATCGTGTTGCGCGGCGCGCCGGATACGGTGCTCGAGCGTCATGTGCTCGAGGGGGGCGGGCCGTCGTTCGCGACCGGTACGGATCGTGCCCGGCCGTCCGGTCATGCCGCCTACCTGCGGCGGATGCACGAGGCCCATCCCGGCGCGGCGGCGACGCCCGACGCGCTCGACCACTGGGCGCGGGACGTGCTGGAGGCCCACGCGGGCTTCCAGCTGCTGTGCGCGGTACGCCGCGGCCCCTGGGGCGTCGAGACGCTGAACCGCCGGGTCGAGGCCGCGCTGCGCGCCGAGGGCCTGATTCCCGCCGGCGGCATCTGGTATCCCGGACGTCCGGTGATCGTGACCGCGAACGACTATGGGCTAGGCCTGATGAACGGCGACATCGGCGTCACGCTGGCGCTGCCCGCGCAGGGGGAGGCGGGTGGCGGGCTGCGGGTCGCGTTTCCGGCCGGCGACGGCAGCGGCGGCCTGCGCTGGGTGCTGCCCAGCCGCCTGGCCAACGTCGAGACGGTCTACGCGATGACGGTGCACAAGGCGCAGGGCTCGGAGTTCGATCACGCGGCGCTGCTGCTTCCGGAGCGCGAGAACCCGGTGTTGACCCGCGAACTGCTCTACACCGCGATCACCCGTGCTCGGCGCTGGTTCACGCTGCTGGAACCGCGCGAGGGGGTGCTGGAACAGGCGATCGCGCGCCGGGTGCTGCGCGGCAGCGGTCTCGGCGATGCGCTGCGCCGGGCCACCGTTCGGATGGACAGGGATGCAGACGATGATCGATGACCGGGCAGCAGTCGGGTTCAGCGCGGCGCCGGCCACCCTGCGGTCGCGCGCAACGCGGGCCTGCCGGATGGCAGCCGCAGGCGGGTGGCGAGGCCATGAGCGCTGAGTCTCCCGCCGCGACACCGGAGCTGCTCGCGGCGTACCGGGCCGCGCTGTACGTGGTGCCGGTCGGCCCCCGCGTCTGCCGGCTGCGCATCGGCGAGCCGCCGCCCGAGCCGATGCGGCGATGGCTCGCGGAGCACGGCCCGTCCGGCTGGCTCAGCGCGTTCAACCCGGGCAGCCGCGCGCTGCCGCTGCTGGAGAACCTGCGCCGTCACCAGGCGCTGTTCCAGCGCCTGCGGGCCGAAGGCTTCGACGCCCTGGTGGGCTACGCCAGCGACCCCGCCGGACACTGGCCCGACGAGACCAGCCTGCTGGTCCCGGGCATCGGCCGCGACCGGCTGAACCGGCTCGCTCTCGACTTCGGGCAGGTCGCTTTCCTGGCGCTTGCCCCCGGCGAGCCGCCCCGGATGTGGCTCGCCCACCCGGAGGGTCCGCTGCCGGATCCGTTCGGCACGGAAGACGGGTAGCGAGCCGCGTCAGCCGGCGCGGTCATCCGCCATGACCGGGTG is a window from the Thioalkalivibrio paradoxus ARh 1 genome containing:
- a CDS encoding S8 family serine peptidase, which produces MNWPVVTVSALALLLVACGGGGDGDAPSGFTLSGVIKADALNRVDSDTNDPETPMIRNNTAGEAQQVPAPALIGGFVAAPFTATRFGPAGDEWDIYQVDLQAGQPIVLEFPDATVADLDLYLSDRSGTIVDASLGVGSRQSLVVPRDDRYFVAVHAYAGRSNYSLRLDAVSALTQASVPRGPRLSDRFAPGEMIVRLGADAGRGPVQPKIEAQSVGLKTVAGAPDREQLWRIPAGQAEQVLGILGERSPAVNALHFSDPEDLERYQTLIALKELERRPGVASVSPNYRLQPQRLPNDPLQGLQWYHRNIDLPGAWDVSTGQAPDAEMIIAVIDTGVFLDHEDLRDRLVPGFDFISNPDVARDGDGIDPNPDDPGDSSQPGQSSWHGTHVAGAAAAATDNAIGIAGVSWGARIMPVRTVGKGGGLLYDTLQGIRFAAGLPNDSGTVPARSADVINISLGGGAFAQAQADLYQQIRDLGIFVVAAAGNSAGSVGFPAAYDAVFAVGATDALNQRAPYSSFGDGLDLVAPGGDMRVDRTGDGYGDGILSTVADDTTGSRRSAYAFYQGTSMATAVASGVVALARSTEPGLTPDAFDFLLRSGALTDDLGQAGWDPETGWGLINARRVLGAVREWAGGEPLPPLLSVTPERLEFGFTESALAFSLRNSGGGTLRIGEVTADAPWLSVTPEAIDRDGLGGYRAQVSREGLQPGDHRTSIRVALEGGGERSIPVSVRVAAPELAEDSVGRVYVLLVDASGNTVAEVGVNPDAGLYHFRFENVPPGDYRVVAGTDMDDDRQICDPGEACGAYPTLTLFELLRVDRDLAGLDFSVGFRAGRPGLSGLGADGAEAEPGVPRISGGRSEPGVARP
- the recB gene encoding exodeoxyribonuclease V subunit beta; amino-acid sequence: MNRHGSGPSRAEQPPEGRGLPPGPPHAGAAVDAGVLELQNPAGLPLWGSRLIEASAGTGKTYTIAGLYLRLVLGHGGEQAFARPLAPPEILVVTFTDAATRELRSRIQERLLQAARHFRGEAGCPPDASLQRLLDDYLDPQARAASARRLEVAAEWMDQAAVSTIHGWCHRMLREHAFDSGSLFDQRLEADLAELRSEVVRDYWRCMVYPQRSPRLELLCAIVGSDPADLERAIAPLLALEPPRPVAIDELEAALDRRLETLDRVKRPWREDFDAVAASFRSALPELHGGKYRNAETLLEKMRAWAQDPALAQPDITGGGTERFSLQGMRERLKKNRSLPEPLHPAFERLDGYAGLPDESPERVLRHAAAWVRDRLEREQRRRAVLGFDDLLTGLDAALAGPGSERLAETIRAQFPVAMIDEFQDTDPTQYRIFDRIYRLEENRSEQGIFLIGDPKQSIYGFRGADIHSYLQARAATQGRHYTLGTNYRATDAFVQACNRLFGHGEAQPAGAFLFRDSSGANPVPFLPVRAQGLDEVFEVGATALPALTLAYLDDAEGIGKTRYLEDMAESCATAMVDLLQAGQSGQAAFRGVREARPVQPGDLAVLVRDRNEAAQIRRELGRRGVRSVYLSDRDSVYDAPEASDLLRWLRACAEPESERLLRAALATATLGLELPALDRLNHDEAHWEQRVLQFREYRRIWREQGVLPMLRRLLHDFGLPAALLRRTDGERALTNLLHLSELLQTASGELDGEQALIRHLARHLDGTAGAADEQVLRLESDEGLVQVVTIHKSKGLQYPLVFLPFICTFREQDGKNVPLFYRDADGRPRTSWRPEAEQVDAADRERLAEDLRLLYVAVTRARHACWLGIGPLAVGGGASKLHRSAVGHLLSGGEAIPPGTLENSLRRLAGDCRDIAVTPAPEPQELTYRVAAAGAATGGARRPERPAREHWWIASYSALRSGEPVAEAAAPLPEAADTALEERFAEAADEPALPQPSGSGRTDAGPHRFPRGPEPGTFLHGLLEWAAREGFGAVAQDPARLRDVVARRCRRRNWEHWVDPVSDWLARLLDAPLALPEADRPARLRELAVFQPELEFWFETHAVDATRIDDRVRTHILPRAVRPGVAPLRLNGMLKGFIDLVFEHGGRYYTLDYKSNWLGPDPADYAPGRLAARVLEHRYELQYVLYTLALHRLLQSRLPDYDYDRHVGGAVTWFLRGVDAPGAGLHRDRPPRALIVELDRMVRAEPPLRQEAPR
- the recC gene encoding exodeoxyribonuclease V subunit gamma yields the protein MADAGSLVPGFMVVHGNRMHDLRALAVEWLRRYPLSPLENEVILVQSNGIAQWLKLALARDPGQDDGGCGIAAALDVQLPARFLWSAYRAVLGADALPDESPLAKSPLAWRLMRLLPECLEAPQFASLARFLGDDPDLRKRWQLAGRLADLFDQYQVYRADWLDDWAERRDVLRDAHGAPRPLPDGQCWQAALWRAVLDDLEPGQREQSRAAVHRRFMARIPGLDQRPPGLPRRVIVFGISSLPAQALEALEALGRLCQVLLCVHNPCEHYWADIVADRDLLRAQRQRQARKPGMPEDLGDADLHQHAHPLLAAWGKQGRDYIRLLDLHDDPQRYGHLLEALRWQRIDLFESHGGTTLLNQLQDDIRELRPLHETRAHWPAVNPALDQSLRFHVAHSPQREVEVLHDQLLDRFQRDPTLRPRDVIVMVPDVEAYAPQVQAVFGQVEPDDPRYLPFALSDRSRRGREPLLVALEQLLALPESRLAVSDLLDLLEVPALRRRFGIRDDGLQRLHAWIEGAGIRWGLDAAQRASLGLPDGLEQNTWQFGLRRMLLGYAVGGPGSDPGAWNGIEPYDEVGGLDAALVGQLDALLAALGRWWSRLGRDASPSQWAERLRELLRDFFEPEEEREQWLLTRLDDALEDWEAACQLARTDEPLPLTVVRESWLATIDEPGLSQRFLGGAVNVCTLMPMRAVPFRIVCLLGMNDGEYPRIPTPADFDLMARHYRPGDRSRREDDRYLFLEALLSAREQLYVSWVGRSVRDDSERPPSVLVTQLRDHVAAGWRLAAPEDSAGAGERRGLLEALTVEHPLQPFSPRNFPADGTGPLFTYAREWEPMHRSAPEVASDSGSRGPESAETGGAAAFPPLPERDVDALLTPEDLGRFLRNPVQHFFNRRLGVFFDEQAAAPEDHEPFSLDGLGKWEVRDRLAAAALAQPDEPAAWPVRIDAALQGLRRSGWFPIGGIGTRLADGLQNEVGDLLERYRHCAARFPGRIEGSRRLAFADAGVAVEGELAGLRADPEGRPAVLRHRVAKLRGSAPAWRYDALAFAWVQHLLANATGFGLTTLVVGTDADLEWRPLEREAAETALRGLLDGWREGQRAPLPVACQTACAWLEAEAMDKDPADSAGKVYAGNWNQPGEVGRSPYHARVYPTAESLIGALAFRHWAGVLYGPLLQATRADAEAGA